The following proteins come from a genomic window of Dermacentor albipictus isolate Rhodes 1998 colony chromosome 8, USDA_Dalb.pri_finalv2, whole genome shotgun sequence:
- the LOC135896769 gene encoding putative nuclease HARBI1 codes for MELYNDYEYLCRFRLSKCALQQLLATLPLQEHNDGWGFPVPPLLQLLITLLFYGAGVFPTLTGDLVNIAHPTISRVTERVSTMIAKSLFTALVKCGAASEMSGVMKEYYRTGKSPGVSWCIDCIHVPIKSPGGDHVEIYRNQK; via the coding sequence ATGGAGCTGTACAATGATTACGAGTATCTGTGCCGGTTTCGATTGAGCAAATGTGCCCTGCAGCAGCTGCTCGCAACACTGCCTTTGCAAGAACACAATGACGGATGGGGGTTCCCTGTGCCGCCTCTCCTGCAGCTCCTTATCACACTGCTGTTCTATGGAGCAGGAGTGTTTCCAACTTTGACCGGGGACCTTGTGAATATTGCCCATCCGACGATCTCGCGGGTGACCGAGCGCGTTTCTACTATGATCGCCAAAAGCCTATTCACTGCGCTTGTGAAGTGTGGTGCCGCTTCAGAAATGAGTGGTGTGATGAAAGAATATTATAGGACAGGAAAGTCTCCCGGTGTCAGTTGGTGTATTGACTGCATTCATGTGCCAATTAAGAGCCCTGGTGGTGACCACGTGGAGATTTACCGCAACCAGAAATGA